The genomic segment GCAGGGATTTTGATAAATCTATCTTCCAGTGCATGGGTATCTAAAGAAGGATCAATTGCTGTAAAAGGCACTACTGGATTGGGTATGGGCATATTTATCAATACAAATTCCACATTACATGTTGAAGGTAAAATAATCAGTGAAAATAATTCTGGAAGTGAATGTGCAGGGATTCAAGTACAAAGAAGTTCAAATTTAACATTACAGGGCAGCAATCTTTCTGTTAACATTCAAAATAATAGCGGTATAGGAATTCATATTTTACAACAATCAAGCGCTCGATTCGATCCAGGTATCGAAATTCATGATAATACAGGCGATGGTCTTTTTATAGGCGATAACTCCATGTTATATGCTAAAGGTACTGGAGTTAAAAATAATGGCGGTAAAGGTATTTCAGCAGATGATGGCAGTAGCGTTAAGTGTAATAGTTCCGTAATTACTGGTAATACCGGAGGCGACATTAATTATACATTTGGAGTTCGCTCTACTCTTAATCAAAACACGATTGGTAATCTTCCCATAACCTGCGACAGTTCTGTAATGAGTCGCGGAGATCATATATGCCCATAAAAAACGATTTGACTAATGCCATATAACTCGGCACTGAACTCGTTGCAACATATAAGTTGCTGATTTTATTGTTAATACTTGATTCTCATTAAATGAGAATCAAGTAAAATTAACCTGTCTTATTGCAGGCAGTTTTCTACTCCGACATGCACTTTCACCGCTGGTGTCTGATGTATGAAGCTTGGAGGACAACATGAGCAGCGTGTCCGTAAAGTCTGGAGACAGAACCGTGAGGGAAAAGGTATAACCGCAGTTGCACGGCAGACGATGGCAAAAACCATATTGCAAAAGCATCTCTTTTTCATCGCAAAATATTTTTTAGTTTCGGTACGAATCAAATGTCAGAATGCATGGCAAATTTGTATCGCGTTGGCTACTGGTTAATGATAATCGGAATATTATCAACTTTCACATAACTCATTAATTTTATAAGGTGTAAATATGCAATTAAAAATTGATTTGCCAGATATTCTTCCACACAAAAAAGTTATGTTTCTCATTAAAGAAATAGAAGACATACTTTCAAAAGAAGGAATACCTTTAAACATAAAGCAAGAATCACTTGATAAAAATGATCCATGGGATAATTTAAATATCGAAGATATTGCTGTTGATACTGGAATTGAAGATTTTGCAAAAAATCATGACCATTACCTTTACGGAACATTCATGAAACCAATATTTGTTGACACCTCGGCACTGATAGCAATTGGAAACAAAAGAGATATTTTTTATTCAAAGGCTCTTGAATTAAGATATTCGTTAAAACCAATGAATTGATGACCAAAGGATTTGATTTATACAAACGCATGAATGACAAAGATTGGGGACTTGTTGACTGTACGAGCATTATTGTTTCACATAATATGGAAATTAGCGAAATTTTTACCACCGATCATCATTTTGAGCAGGCTGGTTTTTCAATTCTGTTAAAAGAATCGTATTGAATATTTTTAGTCAGCGAACTAGTTATTAAATATAAACTATTTAATTTATTGTTAATTATTAATTCTCATTAAATAAGAATCAAGCAAATTTAACCTGTCTTATTGCAGACAGTTTCCTGATCCGACATGCACTTTCACCGCTGGTGCCTGATGTATGAAGCCTGGAGGACAATGACTGAAAGGACAGGAGAGCAAACCGTGAGGGAGACTCAAATCTGGGAGCATCAAACCAGATCATGAATTGCGAGAATTAAAAATTAATAGGGGGTAAGGCATGACAACTTTTAATGTTGATTCAAGAATGCGTACATATGCCAAAGAACTTCAAATAATAAAGTGCAGACAAAGATCAGAGCAATGCTCTTTGTTGAGGAAAATGATACTGAATGGAATGATTTTACGATGATGGAATTCCTTAACGGCTATTCAGAAAAAGATGCCATTTATGACAGTTTATAAATTTGGACATATTGTTCTGATAGGCTTCCCCCATACTGATTTGCAAACCATATACAAATATGATTTTCATTAAATGAGAATCAAGAAAATAAGAAAGTAGGAAAAGACTATGATTTCTGTTACCATTGATGATATCCAGCAAGATTTACTTTATTATCTCAAACAAATAAATTTTGGTGAAACGGTTATAATTCTACAAGCTGATAAACCAATAGCAGAATTAAAACCGATTTCAGACTCAAAAATACTGCGTCCATTTGGTTTGTGTGAGGGAGAATTCACTGTACCGGATGATTTTGATGAACCGCTGCCAGAGAATATAATTCAGGAATTTGAGGGACAATGAAACTTCTTTTAGATACACATGTTTTCCTTTGGTATATCAGCAAAGACAGCCGGCTGCCAAACGCAATGCTCGAAAACATACGAAATCCTGACAATGAAGTTTTTTTAAGCGTTGTATCTGTATGGGAGACAATTATCAAGTATCAGATTGGCAAATTACCGTTACCGCAAAGTCCTGAGATATATTTGCCAACCCAACGTAAACGTCATTCAATTTCAAGTTTGATTTTGGATGAATCAAGTGTCTGCCATCTTTCAAAACTGCCTTCTATTCATCGGGACCCTTTTGATCGAATACTTATTTGTCAGGCAATAGAACATGGATTAACAATTGCAACAATAGATAATGCAATCAAATCTTATGCTGTGAACATTTTGAAATAATAAAAAAACTAATCCGTTATTTAACCAATTGCGACATAAAAATTACTGATTTTATTGTTAATATATGATTCTCATTAAATGAGAATCACACAAATTCAACCTGTCTTATTGCAGACAGTTTCCTGCTCCGACATGCACTTACACCGCTGGTGTATAAGCACCTGCACATAAATTTTGTAACATTTATTGTAGGGGCAGCCCCCTGTGGCTGCCCTCGCTGCAAGGGCAGGCACAGGGGCCTGCCCCTACGGATGTTATGAAATTTTTGATGAGGTACTTAGTGTAAAATCAGTGAAACATGGTAAGCCTGACTGTCTCCGCAAATGCGGAAACCGACCCGCAAGGGCAGGCCACAGGCAGGCAGGTATGGGAGGCTGGATTTAATAATATCAAATATTTTGCCATATAAAACTTAATAAAAAAAACATGCGCTTAAATTATTAATTGAAAACTGCAAAGGATTTAATAGTACACCAAATCATAAGAGTGTAACCAAAATTAAGCACAAACTTTTTCTTTTATATTAAGGGAATTATAATCATCCGCTATAAAGTCTTTTTCTCTAACCTGACTTGTAAAAAATTCCCAGTAACTATCCCAATCCTTACTTTTAACAACAGATCTTAATCTTAAAACTGACTCTGCCCCGTTAATACCCCACCTGGCTCCGGAAATTTCCATTCTGTCTTTGACCACATGACTGCAAGCTGATTCAACAACTCCAGTTCCTATTGGATAGCCTTTAGCCAAATACTCATCATATTTCATGTACTCCCTGTGATTTTTAAAATATGTTATAACTTTTTTGAACTTTTCCTGATGAGACTTCTTCTTCCATTTCGTTTTCTGCATTTCTGTCTGAAGTTCCATAATATATGATGAAATTTTTCCTTCCAATATAAGTTTTAATTTTTTATATACATATTTCTTCGCATCCTCACTACCTTCTTTATACATCATGTGAGCTATCAGCCAGATATACTCTAAAACATGAATAATATCAAGGATACAAACCTTGTTTGAAATATCTTTGAAAACAGTTTTTAACTGTTCCCAAAGGTACAATGAGCCGTCCATAAGGCAGAGCAAAGGTGTCTTGGAAAAATTCTCATTCTTTACTTCATCATAAATTTCTTCCATCACTTCTTTCTTAGGTTTTGCTATACTGGCGATATATCTGATGTTTTGAGCTTTTTCCTGTTTATTTTCAGTCTCACTTTCTTTTTTCTCAGGATATACCAGGTTATTAGCAACATCATCGGCAGTTCGTATATTTGCGTTAATGTTGTATTTGGCTCCTACCAAAGATTCCTTCTTTTTTTGTTTTTTCTTTCCTTTACCTTGCCTCCCTGTAATCTTTGCAGCTTCCTTTTTTATCATCGGAACTCCTTTGCCATCAAAGCTCACTGCTGTATAGTCTTTCTTTTCTTCATGCTCCTTAAGTGTTTTTCCGAGTTCGTAAAATTCTTCATAGCAGGATGAACTCTCACCGGAAATTGTTTCAGATGCAGAAATGGAAACCTGCTGACCGAAAAATTTTTTAACAAAAATAACGCCTTCTGAATAAGCATCTTTAATATTCAACAAATTAAACATTTCTGATAAAAAATATGAATAACATCGAATCGGCAGATTCAATAAAATATCCAAAGGAGCAAAAGTTTTATTGTCTGTATGATACAAATATCGGGAAATCTTTATTTTTCCGAAAATTGAAAAATATGTCTTTTCACTCGTTCTTCCTCGCTTTGCCTGCCCTTGCGCTGTTTCAATTGTTTTTCCATAATCTCCTTGATTCTGACTTGCAAAATACAGTTTCAGCAAAAAAAGACCGAGTTCCAACAGTCGTTTGAAGATCATGGATTCAGTTTTATGAGCTTCCAGGCTCTTACTATTTACAACTTCAGATATAATAAGGTTGAATTTTGCTTTGCTTTCACTTATATATTTTTCAACATTAGAAGCTTGTTGG from the Desulfonema limicola genome contains:
- a CDS encoding ISKra4 family transposase — encoded protein: MKVINIADRTEHIQQASNVEKYISESKAKFNLIISEVVNSKSLEAHKTESMIFKRLLELGLFLLKLYFASQNQGDYGKTIETAQGQAKRGRTSEKTYFSIFGKIKISRYLYHTDNKTFAPLDILLNLPIRCYSYFLSEMFNLLNIKDAYSEGVIFVKKFFGQQVSISASETISGESSSCYEEFYELGKTLKEHEEKKDYTAVSFDGKGVPMIKKEAAKITGRQGKGKKKQKKKESLVGAKYNINANIRTADDVANNLVYPEKKESETENKQEKAQNIRYIASIAKPKKEVMEEIYDEVKNENFSKTPLLCLMDGSLYLWEQLKTVFKDISNKVCILDIIHVLEYIWLIAHMMYKEGSEDAKKYVYKKLKLILEGKISSYIMELQTEMQKTKWKKKSHQEKFKKVITYFKNHREYMKYDEYLAKGYPIGTGVVESACSHVVKDRMEISGARWGINGAESVLRLRSVVKSKDWDSYWEFFTSQVREKDFIADDYNSLNIKEKVCA
- a CDS encoding type II toxin-antitoxin system VapC family toxin codes for the protein MKLLLDTHVFLWYISKDSRLPNAMLENIRNPDNEVFLSVVSVWETIIKYQIGKLPLPQSPEIYLPTQRKRHSISSLILDESSVCHLSKLPSIHRDPFDRILICQAIEHGLTIATIDNAIKSYAVNILK
- a CDS encoding type II toxin-antitoxin system Phd/YefM family antitoxin, which codes for MISVTIDDIQQDLLYYLKQINFGETVIILQADKPIAELKPISDSKILRPFGLCEGEFTVPDDFDEPLPENIIQEFEGQ
- a CDS encoding right-handed parallel beta-helix repeat-containing protein, which codes for MRSNNYYAIFLLFKLVISLFQNEVQKYNRIKYLYLIYKFTKQYNSYWWHVFDIIVYFTFMRRLYIDTTCTLTTKDNLNYGFHIAETSSAEFKGVTIIENNVNAGILINLSSSAWVSKEGSIAVKGTTGLGMGIFINTNSTLHVEGKIISENNSGSECAGIQVQRSSNLTLQGSNLSVNIQNNSGIGIHILQQSSARFDPGIEIHDNTGDGLFIGDNSMLYAKGTGVKNNGGKGISADDGSSVKCNSSVITGNTGGDINYTFGVRSTLNQNTIGNLPITCDSSVMSRGDHICP